One part of the Phragmites australis chromosome 3, lpPhrAust1.1, whole genome shotgun sequence genome encodes these proteins:
- the LOC133913451 gene encoding pentatricopeptide repeat-containing protein At4g21300-like, whose translation MRLAYRRLKPPRQPCLYTTFSTAAAVTSAPSAERLLALLRGCVSVSHLPLGLQIHARAVASGALTTDPALQTRLLGMYVLARRFRDAVTVFSSLPRDAAASALPWNWLIRGFTAAGHHRLAVLFYLKMWNHPAAPRPDGHTLPYVVKSCAALGALALGRLVHRTARGIGLGRDVYVGSAVIKMYADAGLLRDAREVFDGMAERDCVLWNVMMDGCVKGGDVASAVGLFRDMMVSGCMPNFATLACFLSVCAAEADLLSGVQLHTLAVKCGLEPEVAVANTLLSMYAKCRSLDDAWRLFDLMPRDDLVTWNGMISGCVQNGLLDEAFGLFCDMQRSGVRPDSVTLVSLLPALTDLNGFKQGKEIHCYIVRNCVHMDVFLVSALVDIYFKCRDVRMAQNVYDAARAIDVVIGSTMISGYVLNGMSEKAVQMFRYLLEQCIKPNAVTVASVLPACASMAAMKLGKEIHGYVLRNAYEGKCYVESALMDMYAKCGRLDLSHYIFFKMSAKDEVTWNSMISSFSQNGEPEEALDLFRRMSMEGIKYNSVTISSALSACASLPAIYYGKEIHGVIIKGPIRADIFAESALIDMYGKCGNLELALRVFEFMPDKNEVSWNSIIAAYGAHGLIKESVSLLRHMQEEGFKPDHVTFLSLISACAHAGQVEEGLRLFQCMTKEYQIAPRMEHFACMVDLYSRSGRLDKAIQFTTDMPFKPDAGIWGALLHACRVHRNVELADIASQELFKLDPGNSGYYVLMSNINAVAGRWDGVSKVRRLMKDNKVQKIPGYSWVDVNNSSHLFVAADKSHPDSEDIYMSLKSLLQELREEGYIPRPDLCHPMHPDNSAQVHAVPASLLH comes from the exons ATGCGCCTCGCTTACCGACGCCTCAAGCCGCCGCGGCAGCCATGCCTCTACACTACCTTCTCCACCGCGGCCGCCGTAACGAGCGCCCCCTCCGCCGAGCGCCTGCTCGCGCTCCTGCGCGGATGCGTCTCAGTGTCCCACCTCCCTCTGGGCCTCCAAATCCACGCGCGCGCCGTTGCCTCCGGCGCCCTCACCACCGACCCTGCGCTCCAGACCCGGCTCCTCGGCATGTACGTCCTCGCGCGCCGGTTCCGCGACGCCGTTACGGTGTTCTCCTCTCTCCCGcgcgacgccgccgcctccgcgttGCCCTGGAACTGGCTCATCCGCGGCTTCACCGCGGCTGGCCACCACCGCCTCGCCGTCCTCTTCTACCTCAAGATGTGGAACCACCCCGCTGCGCCGCGCCCGGATGGGCACACCCTCCCCTACGTCGTCAAGTCCTGCGCCGCGCTCGGCGCGCTCGCCCTCGGCCGCCTCGTGCATCGCACGGCGCGGGGAATCGGGCTCGGCCGCGACGTGTACGTTGGGAGCGCGGTCATCAAGATGTACGCCGACGCTGGCCTTCTCAGGGACGCGCGCGAGGTGTTCGACGGAATGGCAGAGCGGGACTGCGTTTTGTGGAATGTGATGATGGACGGGTGCGTCAAGGGCGGGGACGTAGCCAGCGCGGTGGGGCTGTTCCGGGACATGATGGTGTCCGGTTGCATGCCCAATTTCGCAACGCTGGCATGCTTTCTGTCTGTGTGTGCGGCGGAGGCTGACTTGCTGTCTGGGGTGCAGCTCCACACTCTGGCAGTGAAGTGTGGTTTAGAGCCGGAGGTGGCAGTGGCTAACACATTGCTATCGATGTATGCCAAATGCCGGAGCTTGGATGATGCATGGAGATTGTTCGACCTGATGCCACGGGATGACTTGGTGACCTGGAACGGGATGATCTCAGGTTGTGTTCAAAACGGGCTTCTTGACGAGGCGTTTGGGTTATTCTGTGATATGCAGAGGAGTGGTGTTCGACCAGATTCTGTTACGCTGGTGAGCTTGTTACCAGCTTTGACTGACTTGAATGGTTTCAAGCAGGGGAAGGAGATACATTGTTATATCGTCAGGAACTGTGTGCACATGGATGTATTCCTGGTGAGTGCTTTGGTGGACATCTATTTCAAGTGCAGGGATGTGAGGATGGCACAGAATGTGTATGATGCTGCTAGGGCCATTGATGTGGTTATTGGCAGTACAATGATCTCAGGTTATGTTCTTAATGGGATGAGTGAAAAGGCAGTGCAAATGTTCCGGTACTTGTTAGAACAGTGCATCAAACCAAACGCTGTTACTGTAGCTAGCGTGTTGCCAGCATGTGCTAGCATGGCCGCTATGAAGCTCGGTAAGGAGATCCATGGCTATGTTCTAAGAAATGCGTATGAAGGAAAATGTTATGTGGAGAGTGCACTTATGGACATGTATGCAAAATGTGGCAGACTTGACCTGAGCCATTATATCTTTTTCAAGATGTCTGCAAAGGATGAGGTGACATGGAActcaatgatttcaagcttttcacagaatgGAGAACCAGAAGAAGCTCTAGACCTTTTCCGCCGAATGAGTATGGAAGGAATAAAGTACAATAGTGTAACCATATCTTCTGCCCTATCAGCATGCGCGAGTTTACCAGCTATATATTATGGAAAGGAGATTCATGGTGTTATCATAAAGGGTCCTATAAGGGCAGACATATTCGCTGAGAGTGCTCTGATAGACATGTACGGCAAATGTGGGAACTTGGAGTTGGCTCTTCGTGTTTTTGAATTCATGCCTGATAAGAATGAAGTGTCATGGAATAGTATAATTGCTGCCTATGGAGCTCATGGTCTTATTAAAGAGTCGGTGAGCTTATTGCGACATATGCAGGAGGAAGGCTTCAAACCAGATCATGTAACATTCCTTTCTTTGatatctgcttgtgctcatgcTGGGCAGGTTGAAGAAGGACTCCGACTTTTTCAATGCATGACTAAGGAATATCAGATTGCACCACGAATGGAGCATTTTGCTTGCATGGTTGACCTATACAGTCGTTCTGGGAGGTTAGATAAAGCTATACAATTTACTACGGATATGCCATTCAAGCCGGATGCTGGCATTTGGGGTGCCCTTCTCCATGCTTGCCGTGTGCATCGCAATGTTGAACTTGCAGACATTGCTTCCCAAGAACTATTCAAGTTAGATCCTGGTAATTCTGGTTATTATGTCCTCATGTCCAATATCAATGCAGTTGCTGGACGATGGGATGGTGTGTCAAAAGTTAGAAGATTGATGAAGGATAATAAAGTCCAGAAGATACCTGGATACAGCTGGGTAGATGTTAATAACAGCAGCCATTTATTTGTTGCAGCAGATAAAAGCCACCCTGATTCTGAAGATATATACATGTCCTTGAAGAGCCTTCTTCAAGAACTAAGAGAGGAAGGCTACATTCCGAGACCAGATCTATGTCACCCCATGCACCCAGACAACAGCGCACAG GTCCATGCTGTCCCTGCATCTCTTTTGCACTAA
- the LOC133913455 gene encoding uncharacterized protein LOC133913455: MASRMVLGRIQSVGGLSGRLFRRGEGILRRPLLPVSNRSLCSNAIKTDTTIKDQEPHGDRFSDPRVAHEDRQFIQLLDRMLDAISNPESLAEMQRGRLPNRLKILDDDI, encoded by the exons ATGGCGTCCAGGATGGTGCTTGGAAGAATCCAGTCGGTCGGTGGCCTCTCCGGCCGGTTGTTCCGCCGCGGTGAGGGGATCCTCCGCCGTCCTCTTTTGCCGGTCAGCAATCGATCGCTCTGCAGCAACGCGATCAAAACAGACACCACAATCAAG GACCAGGAGCCACATGGCGACAGGTTTTCGGATCCCCGGGTTGCTCATGAAGACCGCCAGTTCATTCAATTATTGGACCGGATGCTGGATGCGATAAGTAATCCTGAAAGTCTTGCAGAGATGCAGCGTGGGAGGCTTCCAAATAGGCTGAAAATTTTGGACGATGACATATGA
- the LOC133910788 gene encoding uncharacterized protein LOC133910788 yields the protein MEQKKSVLLGLLALLLCAGRGHALRLLHDVDGGREFAFGSKAAAETEPLDPTFDDYENEISHVEFEPELGSTPYAVAAAPLAATAGPAPQPVTARNAVAGSRSMKWWLPPSTMPSFPLFPNPGGMPGIPGLPLPGMPFHPIGGWGAPAPPGQAQPSPPASTTGANSNDPNTNGGIN from the coding sequence ATGGAGCAGAAGAAGTccgtcctcctcggcctcctcgccctcctcctctgTGCCGGCCGCGGCCACGCCTTGCGCCTTCTCCACGACGTCGATGGAGGCCGCGAGTTCGCCTTCGGCTCCAAGGCGGCCGCGGAGACCGAGCCGCTGGACCCGACCTTCGACGACTACGAGAACGAGATCAGCCACGTCGAGTTCGAGCCGGAGCTCGGCAGTACGCCGTACGCCGTGGCCGCGGCGCccctcgccgccaccgccggacCGGCCCCGCAGCCTGTGACGGCGCGGAACGCCGTGGCCGGCAGCCGCAGCATGAAGTGGTGGCTGCCGCCGTCGACGATGCCGTCGTTCCCGCTGTTCCCGAACCCCGGCGGCATGCCCGGCATCCCCGGGCTGCCGCTGCCCGGCATGCCGTTCCATCCCATCGGCGGCTGGGGCGCGCCGGCGCCACCTGGCCAGGCGCAGCCGTCCCCTCCTGCCTCCACCACCGGCGCCAACTCCAACGACCCGAACACGAACGGTGGTATCAACTGA
- the LOC133913457 gene encoding transcription factor PHYTOCHROME INTERACTING FACTOR-LIKE 13-like isoform X1, translated as MLGVGGGRGEGWLGLFPLLLQSFSGTKNRDDMDGNARSAANQKKPFVADNDLVELLWHNGSVVAQPQAHHREAPAPSDRPSSSGLTGDETAAWFPDTLDDALEKDLYTQLWYSSIADATPHHGDALPGSSSQPPPALVHPARPPMGSGVESSWAGDICSTFCGSNQVPGVPVEDWGDDAAIPSEAPRGASAHDGAGTGTSSSGGSGSNFGGSGLPSESGHVHKRKGRCRDDSDSRSEDAECEATEEFKSSRRSASKRRSRAAEVHNLSERRRRDRINEKIRALQELIPHCNKTDKASILDETIEYLKSLQMQVQIMWMTSGMAPMMFPGAHQFMPSMALGMNSAFIPAAQGLTQMPRVPYMNHPLPNHIPLNSSPYMNQMNPLSVANQMQNVHHGEASNRFLHPDGHQTAAPQVPGPHAHGSQIAQAAQHNRIPEVLASTIVPTSRAGQPPSYDAV; from the exons ATGCTaggagtaggaggaggaagaggagaagggtgGCTTGGCCTTTTCCCTTTACTGTTGCAG AGTTTCTCCGGGACCAAGAATCGCGACGACATGGACGGCAATGCGAGATCGGCGGCGAATCAGAAGAAGCCCTTCGT CGCGGACAACGACCTCGTGGAGCTGCTATGGCACAACGGGAGCGTCGTCGCGCAGCCCCAGGCGCATCACCGGGAGGCGCCGGCGCCCTCCGACCGCCCCAGCAGCAGCGGCCTCACCGGCGACGAGACCGCCGCGTGGTTTCCGGACACCCTCGACGACGCGCTGGAGAAGGACCTGTACACGCAGCTGTGGTACAGCAGCATCGCCGACGCCACCCCGCACCACGGGGACGCGCTCCCGGGCTCTAGCTCGCAGCCTCCGCCAGCGCTGGTGCACCCGGCTAGGCCGCCGATGGGTAGCGGCGTCGAGTCGAGCTGGGCCGGCGACATCTGCTCGACCTTCTGCGGCAGCAACCAGGTGCCCGGGGTGCCCGTGGAGGACTGGGGGGACGACGCGGCAATTCCGTCGGAGGCGCCGCGCGGGGCCAGCGCGCACGACGGCGCCGGCACCGGCACGTCGTCGTCCGGCGGGTCCGGCAGCAACTTCGGGGGATCCGGGTTGCCGAGTGAGAGCGGTCATGTCCACAAGAGGAAAGGGAGGTGTAGAGACGACTCAGATAGTCGGAGTGAG GATGCTGAGTGTGAGGCAACTGAGGAGTTCAAATCGTCGAGGCGATCTGCATCAAAGCGCAGGAGTCGCGCAGCTGAAGTTCATAACTTATCAGAGAGG AGAAGAAGGGACCGGATCAATGAAAAGATACGCGCTTTGCAAGAGCTGATACCACACTGCAACAAG ACTGACAAAGCGTCAATATTGGATGAAACAATTGAGTATCTGAAGTCCCTCCAAATGCAAGTTCAG ATTATGTGGATGACTTCCGGGATGGCACCCATGATGTTTCCTGGTGCTCATCAGTTCATGCCATCAATGGCTCTGGGCATGAATTCAGCTTTCATCCCCGCGGCACAAGGCCTTACTCAGATGCCAAGAGTACCATACATGAACCATCCCCTGCCAAATCATATCCCTTTGAACTCATCTCCATATATGAATCAAATGAATCCGCTAAGTGTTGCAAACCAGATGCAAAATGTTCATCACGGAGAGGCAAGCAATCGCTTCCTTCACCCAGATGGTCATCAAACAGCGGCACCACAG GTACCAGGACCCCATGCTCATGGATCTCAAATAGCACAAGCTGCACAGCACAATAGGATACCGGAAGTGCTAGCTAGTACTATTGTGCCTACTTCTAGGGCAGGACAACCGCCTAGTTATGATGCAGTTTAG
- the LOC133913457 gene encoding transcription factor PHYTOCHROME INTERACTING FACTOR-LIKE 13-like isoform X2 encodes MDGWTVRCSPGLQSFSGTKNRDDMDGNARSAANQKKPFVADNDLVELLWHNGSVVAQPQAHHREAPAPSDRPSSSGLTGDETAAWFPDTLDDALEKDLYTQLWYSSIADATPHHGDALPGSSSQPPPALVHPARPPMGSGVESSWAGDICSTFCGSNQVPGVPVEDWGDDAAIPSEAPRGASAHDGAGTGTSSSGGSGSNFGGSGLPSESGHVHKRKGRCRDDSDSRSEDAECEATEEFKSSRRSASKRRSRAAEVHNLSERRRRDRINEKIRALQELIPHCNKTDKASILDETIEYLKSLQMQVQIMWMTSGMAPMMFPGAHQFMPSMALGMNSAFIPAAQGLTQMPRVPYMNHPLPNHIPLNSSPYMNQMNPLSVANQMQNVHHGEASNRFLHPDGHQTAAPQVPGPHAHGSQIAQAAQHNRIPEVLASTIVPTSRAGQPPSYDAV; translated from the exons atggatggatggactGTGAGATGTTCTCCTGGCTTGCAGAGTTTCTCCGGGACCAAGAATCGCGACGACATGGACGGCAATGCGAGATCGGCGGCGAATCAGAAGAAGCCCTTCGT CGCGGACAACGACCTCGTGGAGCTGCTATGGCACAACGGGAGCGTCGTCGCGCAGCCCCAGGCGCATCACCGGGAGGCGCCGGCGCCCTCCGACCGCCCCAGCAGCAGCGGCCTCACCGGCGACGAGACCGCCGCGTGGTTTCCGGACACCCTCGACGACGCGCTGGAGAAGGACCTGTACACGCAGCTGTGGTACAGCAGCATCGCCGACGCCACCCCGCACCACGGGGACGCGCTCCCGGGCTCTAGCTCGCAGCCTCCGCCAGCGCTGGTGCACCCGGCTAGGCCGCCGATGGGTAGCGGCGTCGAGTCGAGCTGGGCCGGCGACATCTGCTCGACCTTCTGCGGCAGCAACCAGGTGCCCGGGGTGCCCGTGGAGGACTGGGGGGACGACGCGGCAATTCCGTCGGAGGCGCCGCGCGGGGCCAGCGCGCACGACGGCGCCGGCACCGGCACGTCGTCGTCCGGCGGGTCCGGCAGCAACTTCGGGGGATCCGGGTTGCCGAGTGAGAGCGGTCATGTCCACAAGAGGAAAGGGAGGTGTAGAGACGACTCAGATAGTCGGAGTGAG GATGCTGAGTGTGAGGCAACTGAGGAGTTCAAATCGTCGAGGCGATCTGCATCAAAGCGCAGGAGTCGCGCAGCTGAAGTTCATAACTTATCAGAGAGG AGAAGAAGGGACCGGATCAATGAAAAGATACGCGCTTTGCAAGAGCTGATACCACACTGCAACAAG ACTGACAAAGCGTCAATATTGGATGAAACAATTGAGTATCTGAAGTCCCTCCAAATGCAAGTTCAG ATTATGTGGATGACTTCCGGGATGGCACCCATGATGTTTCCTGGTGCTCATCAGTTCATGCCATCAATGGCTCTGGGCATGAATTCAGCTTTCATCCCCGCGGCACAAGGCCTTACTCAGATGCCAAGAGTACCATACATGAACCATCCCCTGCCAAATCATATCCCTTTGAACTCATCTCCATATATGAATCAAATGAATCCGCTAAGTGTTGCAAACCAGATGCAAAATGTTCATCACGGAGAGGCAAGCAATCGCTTCCTTCACCCAGATGGTCATCAAACAGCGGCACCACAG GTACCAGGACCCCATGCTCATGGATCTCAAATAGCACAAGCTGCACAGCACAATAGGATACCGGAAGTGCTAGCTAGTACTATTGTGCCTACTTCTAGGGCAGGACAACCGCCTAGTTATGATGCAGTTTAG
- the LOC133913457 gene encoding transcription factor PHYTOCHROME INTERACTING FACTOR-LIKE 13-like isoform X3: MDGNARSAANQKKPFVADNDLVELLWHNGSVVAQPQAHHREAPAPSDRPSSSGLTGDETAAWFPDTLDDALEKDLYTQLWYSSIADATPHHGDALPGSSSQPPPALVHPARPPMGSGVESSWAGDICSTFCGSNQVPGVPVEDWGDDAAIPSEAPRGASAHDGAGTGTSSSGGSGSNFGGSGLPSESGHVHKRKGRCRDDSDSRSEDAECEATEEFKSSRRSASKRRSRAAEVHNLSERRRRDRINEKIRALQELIPHCNKTDKASILDETIEYLKSLQMQVQIMWMTSGMAPMMFPGAHQFMPSMALGMNSAFIPAAQGLTQMPRVPYMNHPLPNHIPLNSSPYMNQMNPLSVANQMQNVHHGEASNRFLHPDGHQTAAPQVPGPHAHGSQIAQAAQHNRIPEVLASTIVPTSRAGQPPSYDAV, encoded by the exons ATGGACGGCAATGCGAGATCGGCGGCGAATCAGAAGAAGCCCTTCGT CGCGGACAACGACCTCGTGGAGCTGCTATGGCACAACGGGAGCGTCGTCGCGCAGCCCCAGGCGCATCACCGGGAGGCGCCGGCGCCCTCCGACCGCCCCAGCAGCAGCGGCCTCACCGGCGACGAGACCGCCGCGTGGTTTCCGGACACCCTCGACGACGCGCTGGAGAAGGACCTGTACACGCAGCTGTGGTACAGCAGCATCGCCGACGCCACCCCGCACCACGGGGACGCGCTCCCGGGCTCTAGCTCGCAGCCTCCGCCAGCGCTGGTGCACCCGGCTAGGCCGCCGATGGGTAGCGGCGTCGAGTCGAGCTGGGCCGGCGACATCTGCTCGACCTTCTGCGGCAGCAACCAGGTGCCCGGGGTGCCCGTGGAGGACTGGGGGGACGACGCGGCAATTCCGTCGGAGGCGCCGCGCGGGGCCAGCGCGCACGACGGCGCCGGCACCGGCACGTCGTCGTCCGGCGGGTCCGGCAGCAACTTCGGGGGATCCGGGTTGCCGAGTGAGAGCGGTCATGTCCACAAGAGGAAAGGGAGGTGTAGAGACGACTCAGATAGTCGGAGTGAG GATGCTGAGTGTGAGGCAACTGAGGAGTTCAAATCGTCGAGGCGATCTGCATCAAAGCGCAGGAGTCGCGCAGCTGAAGTTCATAACTTATCAGAGAGG AGAAGAAGGGACCGGATCAATGAAAAGATACGCGCTTTGCAAGAGCTGATACCACACTGCAACAAG ACTGACAAAGCGTCAATATTGGATGAAACAATTGAGTATCTGAAGTCCCTCCAAATGCAAGTTCAG ATTATGTGGATGACTTCCGGGATGGCACCCATGATGTTTCCTGGTGCTCATCAGTTCATGCCATCAATGGCTCTGGGCATGAATTCAGCTTTCATCCCCGCGGCACAAGGCCTTACTCAGATGCCAAGAGTACCATACATGAACCATCCCCTGCCAAATCATATCCCTTTGAACTCATCTCCATATATGAATCAAATGAATCCGCTAAGTGTTGCAAACCAGATGCAAAATGTTCATCACGGAGAGGCAAGCAATCGCTTCCTTCACCCAGATGGTCATCAAACAGCGGCACCACAG GTACCAGGACCCCATGCTCATGGATCTCAAATAGCACAAGCTGCACAGCACAATAGGATACCGGAAGTGCTAGCTAGTACTATTGTGCCTACTTCTAGGGCAGGACAACCGCCTAGTTATGATGCAGTTTAG